Genomic segment of Blastopirellula marina:
AAATCGAGTGGGCCAGCGATCGGGGCTGTGCGTGAAGGCTCGGTGGTAGAGCAGCCACCAATAACCAAAAGAGTCGCAAGCGGGAACAGTTTCTTCGAGCGAAGTGCCAACATTCGGCAGTCTCACCATGCATGCGCGATCCCAAATAGCAGGTTACTATCGGTTCGCTAAGAGAGTCGAATTAGGGCACGGTCCAGCAAATTGATCGGAAGCCTCGTAACTCACAGCACGGCCGAATATGACGCTTGGATCTATTTTTCTAAGTGCAACGGTCGGTTTATGCGGGTTAGGTAGATTTGGAGAGCGATTAAGTTCTGCTCGTCAACATCTATGAATCTCTTCTGATTTTGTAACATGTTGTGCCAAAACAAGTTGCAGTGAACGCAGGCATTGCATTCGTGGCTGAGGATAGGGAAGTTCTCGAATTCGATAAATTCCTCTCAAGTTTTCTGACCTAATCTCCGTCGGTCTACGCGTAAGCCTTATGAATGCTCCCTAGCCACGAACCACTTGTGGTCAACTAATCCACGATTGCTTCCTCCACCTAAATTGTCCTCCCCTCATCTCGAAGGAGATTATCGTGCGTCACCTCCCGCTCGTCTCCCTGTTTATCGTTACCTTCGCTGCTTCACCCGTATTTGCGGAAACGACTACGGCGGATGTCGAGCCGTTTCTGGTGGAAGGACGAATCGATGACGGCATCGCAGCGATGAAGCAGCGTTTGAAAGCGGCCCCGACCGATGCTGAGGCTCAATTTGCGTTAGGGATCTTCTCAACATTGGAGGCGGTCGAGAATCTTTCTCAGAATCTATACCGCTATGGACTTAGGCCACAAAGTCCTCGCGTTCCTTTTGTGCGTCTACCGGTTCCTGTCAACCCTAATCCTGAGCCGTTGACGTATTTGAAGTGGCGGGCGATCATGCAGCAGTTCATCGATGACCTGGCCGTTGCCGATGCGGAACTATCGAAGGTAGATGATCCAAATGTGAAATTGAAGCTGCCAGTCGGTCTGGTTCGGCTCGACCTGAACGGGGACGGCAAGTCCGAAGATGGCGAGACCTTTTGGAAAGTGTTTACGGCGGTTGCCTGGCGAGCTGCCAAGTTGGATGAAGATCAGCAGCGATTTGATATCGGTTTCGACAAAGCCGATGTCCATTGGCTTATTGGGTATACCCATCTGCTGAGAGCGATGGGCGAAGCGTACTTGGCTTACGACACCGAAGGCTTCTTTAATAATACCGCCGCCATCTTCTTTGATGGAATCGACTCACCCCTGGCGCAATTTAAGGCCAATCAACAAAACCGGTTCATGGATCAATTCGCCGATGGAATCCTTGCGATTCACATGTTCAACTTCGATGTCGCCGAACCTCGAAGGATGGAAGTCGCTCGTCAGCATCTTTTGACGATGATCTCGCATAGTCGCTTGGTTTGGGCTTATTGTACGAAAGAGACGGATGATGATCGTGAATGGATACCTAATGCGAAGCAAACCAGCTTGACTCCATTGACCGTGAATGACGCTAGAATCCAAGGATGGGCGACCTTCTTGGACGAAGCCGAAACTGTGTTAGAAGGGAAGAAGCTGTTGCCCCACTGGCGAGTTTCCGATGGACGAGGAATCAATTTGAAGCGGGTCTTTACTGAGCCAACCCGGTTTGATCTGGTCGGCTGGGCACATGGGGTCTCGGCGATTCCCTACCTCGAAGAAGGCAGCAAAGTCTCTCCGGAGACCGCTCGAACGCTTCAGCAAACGTTCGGAGGGCGATTCACCGTGTTCGCGATCTGGTTTCAGTAGAGCCTTGTGAATTGATCGCCGGTTATAGATCCCAGTTCAGATTGACGTTGGGTTCGGCTTTCACGTCGAGTTCGAGCTTACTGTTCACATTGCATGATGGTGGCAAAGTGTCAGTGTCTGGCACGTGTCGACCATCTTCCAATGTGATTGTCTTGCCATTGGGCCAACTGGCGTAAAACTCGACTCGCTTGTGACCTGGTGTCGATTCACCATCAAAACGTCCCTCCGCAATCATGATGACCTGTGTTGGTCCGCCCCCTGTTTCATTCATAGTAGGAAGGAGAACCAGCTTGCCTTCTTCGATCGGTTGACCTTGGTAGGTTACCGTTCCCGAAACAGGAAAACGCGTCAATCCGTCACCCGACGTACCGCAACCTGTAAGCATAAAACAGGCAATCACCGAGCCTGTCAGGAAAGAACGTGGGACGAACATGAGCATGTCTCAATCAGGATTCGGATAGAAGGAAAGCACGGGAGCGATCGATTACCACTCAAGCGTGACTTCGCCACCGGCACGCGTGCCAGCGGCTTGCCAAGTTGCACTATCGATGGTCTCGCCGACGAAGCTTACTGAACCATCGACGCGCAACGCTTGCACACCGCCTGGATGATGGCTGCGTGCGTACGTTGCGTAGACTCCGCCCGAACCTGCACTCACCGCTGGTGCGAATTGTTCGTTGTTCACAAAGCGACCTGCTTCTTGCACATCCGGTGTAGCCGAGTTGGGCGTAACGTAAGCGGAGATCGTTGCGTTGCCGGTGTAGCACATGTTGTACATCCCACGTCGATCGGTCACGGAAGCATTCACGCCACCTTCTGGGATCAGGTTGATTTCACTCACCATGAGCGTGTGGCTGGTACCGTCCAGAACATCGGCGATGCGAACCTTCGACAAGGCAAAGAACATTCCGTTCATCCGTTCGTCGGCGTTACCGGCTTGGTCGTAGTAACGCGTGTTCCCATGCACCCCTAGATAGTTGCCGCCAAAGCCTTCTTTGGAAACCTTTGGACTCGATCCGTCAGACGGGCACATGTATCCAGGCACGATCGTTGTCACTTCGGGAATGACCCATGACGGCTGATTGATCTTTTGACCCGCATCGAGCTTCTCCCATAATGCTTCTTGCTCTAGAAAAGGAAGAATGCTGCGGGCGTAGCAATAACGGAATTGGTGTCCCGATGTGTTAAAAGGGCGAACGTCGTAGCCTAAAGTTTGAAAGTAACCGGGCGGAAAGCTGCGCATCGAATCGTGATAGGTATGCATCGCGATACCGATTTGCTTCAAATTATTGCTGCAAGACATTCGCCGAGCAGCTTCGCGGGCTTGCTGAACGGCCGGTAGTAGGAGAGAAACCAGCACCCCAATAATTGCGATCACGACCAGCAATTCAACGAGCGTGAAACCACGAAGTGTCTTCGTTTTCATTTCGTTAGTCCTAAGAAATGACTAAGAATTAATTTTGAAAGTCAATCCTAGGCATACTGGATTGCGCAGACCATGATCATTTTCACAGCAAGCTAATGTTCTTAAACGACGATTCGGAGATAGGTCATTTTCTGTCCATCGGATAACATCAAAAGCGGTTCCTGGGAGCCGGTTCGTCCCTTCCTAAGAGTGGCGTTTGCAAGCTGTTGAGCAGAGAAGTAATGAATTCCGACGAACTAATGAAGCGATTGGCCGAGGTCACTCGTCTAGAATTTCGTGCGGTAACGAACGGGCAAAAGAGTGGATGGCAAGGGAATGGCCGAGGGGCTGTTTCGGTCGCCTCACTTGATTCGAGCTCGGTTCTGTTTACCGAAACAGGAAGCTGGAAAACGGAAGAGGGGCGGCAGATCGATTTCCGCAACATCTACCGCTGGAGCGATGTAGTCGATGGGATTCGACTCGAGCACTTACGATTTGGCCCAGACCAGCCGGTTTATCTGTTTGATTTGCTCCCGATTAGCATGAGCCAGTGGATCTCGCGCAGTCCACACGTTTGCCGTGAGGACTGCTACCAGGCCGACCTGGTCATCGGTTCTAGTTCGATCGAACTTACGTGGAGGATCACTGGTCCTAAGAAAGATGAAACCATTCACTACATTTATGAGTGAATTCTAACCTAACATGCGATCGAGGCCGGCGAGCGCGACATGCCAAGCGGCTCGGCGTGATTCTTGCGTTTGCCACCACTGAGTGACGATTTCAGCAAGGGCTTCATGGCCAGCATGAGCGACTTGCCAAAGCTTCAGCGCTTCAGCCAGGGAAACCGTTCCTGGCCTGACCAGTTCTACCTCTTCTGCCGCGTACAGTATTGCGGGCAGAGTCGCCAGTCGAGCGACCATCGGTATTCGGTCGGGTTCGATCAATTCACTGTACTTGGGAAGATCGATATTCAGTTGTGAAATCAACCATCCCAAACGTACCACTTCGGGCAGTTGAGGGTGAGGGTCATATAGCATCGCTTCCATGCGGAGGCTGTTGTAGCTTAAGTGAGCCGTTCCCCGGCCACCGCTGACCGGAAGGACGAGGATCACCGAGGCAAGGTCGGGGATGAACTCTTCTGGAAGGACGCGATTAAGAAAGTACATCAAACCTGGACCGCGAGCTTCCCAGGCCTCTTGTAGCGGCCGGCGGCGCAAAGATAGCTCTTCGTTCACTTTGGGAACGGCGGATTGGTACGCTACGGCTAAATCCGCAAGTGCACCGCTGATTGTCGCTCGATGTGAAGATTCGCTCACATCCAAGCCACGCGTTTTCCGCAATACCACGCCAGCCAGTTCGCTCTTTCCGGTCATCTGGGCCGAAAGCGGCAAAGCGTGTCGCCAGAACAGTTTCGGCGCGATCGCAGCTCGTTCGACCTCTTGAATAAGCCGCTTTGCAGCCGGTGCAACATGGGTGACAAGACTTTCCGAGGCATTTTCTGGGGCTTTCCCGGACAGAATTTGGGCCGCATGCAAGCAACTTGTCCAGCTATTTTCTTGCCAGCGAAGTTCCAGATTCATCCTTAGGTTCCTTCCGTTGGGGCGGGAGTTTGTTCTAAAATCATCTCTTTCATCCAGGCTGGCCGCAAACGATTAGGGAGATTGCTTCCTGCGAGATGTCGGCCTGATACCCCAACTCTATGTTCTACACGCGCCCAGGGAGAGTGGAACTCATGCTGAAAGAAAACGGAAACCGATGGTCGATCGGCGATTCTACCGATTTGTACGAAATCGACCGTTGGGGAAAGAACTATTTCAGTATTAACGAATCTGGAAACGTTGTTGTTCACCCCTCCAAGTCGACAGAACATGGCATCGACCTGAAAGCCGTTGTCGATCGCATGGAAGATCGAGGAATCGACTTGCCGATCTTGCTTCGATTCAGCGAGATCCTGCAAAATCGTCTGAAGGAAATCCACGATGCTTTTGCCACGGCGATCAATGACTACGAATACCAGAACAAGTATTCGTGTATCTATCCGATCAAGGTGAATCAGCAGCGTCACGTAGTTGAGGAAGTGCTCGATTACGGTCGTCCCTATGGTTTCGGGCTGGAAGCAGGTAGCAAGCCTGAGCTACTTGCCGTGATCGCAATGACGGACGATACGACCCCGATTATCTGCAACGGCTTTAAAGACGCCGAATACATCGAAATTGCGATGTATGGTCAAAAGCTGGGACGCACAATCATTCCGGTTGTGGAAAAGTACACCGAGCTCGATTTGATCCTTCGCACCGCCGAACAGATTGGTGTGCGGCCCAAGATTGGGTTCCGCGTCAAGCTGGCCTCGCGTGGTAAGGGACGCTGGTCGGCAAGTGGCGGCTATCACAGTAAATTTGGCCTGACCGTGACCGAAGTCTTACGAGCCCTGGACGAACTAAAATCGCGGGGGATGGAAGATTGTTTCCAGTTGCTGCATTACCATCAGGGCAGCCAAGTGAGCAACATTCGTTACGTGAAAGCTGCACTGATCGAAGCGGCCCGCATCTACGTCGACTTATCGAAACGTGGTGCTGGGCTGAAATATCTGGATGTCGGCGGTGGTTTGGGGGTCGACTACGATGGCTCGCAAACGGACTTCCATTCCAGCATGAATTATACGTTGGAAGAATATGCCCGCGACGTCGTATCGCACGTTCAATCGATCTGCAACGAGGCGGAGGTTCCTCATCCGCACTTGTTGTCGGAAAGCGGCCGTGCGGTCGTTGCTTTCCATAGCGTGCTCGTGTTTGGCACCTTGGGGGTTGCGGAACAAGGGCTCGGCGAGCTGAAAAAAGAGATCGATGCGGATACGCCGACCCCCCTTCGCGATTTGAAAGAAGCATACGCTTCAGTCAGCCCACGAACGGTGCTCGAGAGTTTTCACGATGCTCAAATGGCTTTGGACATGGCGTTATCCATGTTCGGCAACGGCAATCTGACTTTGGAAGAGCGAAGTGAGGCGGAGACGCTTTACTGGAATCTCTGCTTTAAGATTCGCGGTTTGATCTCGGAGCTGGATCATGTACCGGAAGAGTTCGAAGGGCTCGATCGCATGTTGTGCGACACCTACTTCTGTAACTTCTCGCTTTTCCAGTCGCTGCCGGACAACTGGGCAATTAGTCAGCTATTCCCGATCATGCCGATCCATCGCCTGGATGAAGAACCACAAAGACATGCGGTGATCGGCGACATCACGTGCGATAGCGATGGCAAGATCGACCAGTTCATCGACCGCCGTCACATCAAGCGAACGTTGCAATTGCATCGTTATGATGGAAAGCCTTATTACATGGCTGCGTTCCTCGTAGGGGCTTACCAAGAGGTACTCGGCGACCTGCACAACCTGTTCGGCGATACCAACGCCGTGCACGTGGAACTGGATGACCAAGGTGAGCCCACGTTCACCCACATCATCAAGGGGGATACAGTGCAGGAAGTGCTGCATTACATGCAATACAACGAAGAAGAGCTCACGCGACAGATGCAGCGGAGCGTCGAGCAGTCGATCAAGAAGGGCGTGATTGAGCAGCGGGAAGCAGGCGCGATCATGAAGTTTTACGAGTCAGGGCTGCGTGGCTACACCTATCTGGAATAGCCAAAATCGCGACCGCTCGCCACATGATTCAAGGAAGAAAAATGCCCTGGAGCATTCCCGGTTTACCGGCAATGTTCGCAGGGCATTTCTGTTGGCGAGATACGAACTGGGAACTAATCCTTGAGTTCTAGTACCAAGTTGTCATTACCAGCAGAAGTAACCTTCACACTCAATCCCGACTTGCTGGCATTGCCGAACTTCTGGGGAATGATGTACTTGGTCTTGGTTTGTTTGTTATCTGGGTCGCCACCCGACACATCGACCGACTCGGTCTTGGTGACGGTCACAGCAAAATCGCCTTCGGGCATGCCTTTGTGAGGAGGAAAAGCCTGAGCGGTGAATCGACCTTCGGCGTCAGTACGTGCGGACGCGCCGACTTTGCCGTTCTTTGGGGCAAAGACGACGATTGCTTCCGCCACGGGACTGTTGTGGTAAGTCACCTGTCCTGAAACGTTATAAAGCGGTGGTGCTCCTTCGGGGAGCGGAGTTTCGCTTGACGTACATCCAGCCAGGGCAACGGCCAGCAAGCAAAGCATCGTGGTGCGTATCAACATGGGAGAAATCTCCAACGGAAATTCAAAGAGAAAATCAAGCGCGTGTCGGCAAGTAAGCGGGCCGTTGATTTGTCCCGCTCTTTGTTCGTTGGTCAGCCAATCATGGTGCGTTAGACCACTAGTTGGCAGTGTAGGTTTCGCCACCGTTGCGAGTGCCCATCGCACCCCAGACACCGAACGGGGAATAGCCCGATCCGTTGTACGCTGGAGGAGTTGCCGATTGGTTGCCGGTATCGACCGTTTCCGAGACGAACTTGGTTGAACCGTCCCCCATGGTGCAAAGCACACCGCCTGGGTGGCGGCTGCCAGCACTGTACATGCCTGGGTACCAGTGACTTCCACTGCTGCTGAAGCAGGAAGGCGAGTTCGGAGGCATGATGGTGTTAAAGCCGGAGAAGTACTCGGCACCGTCAGCGAAGCGGAAGCCACGCGATGTATCGCTGGTCCAACCACCAGAGTAGTATGCACGATTGGTGTAGTCGTAGGTCGCTTTACAAGCCGAAGGAGTCGTGATTCCGGTGCTGCTGGACACCATGCCGATGTCGCTGGTACCAAGCGGGCGAACGAGCTCCGACAGGGCGATCGTATTGGAAGTACCGTCGGTCATATCACGGAAGCCGTAGCATTGATACGATCCGAAAAGGCCACGAGATGGGCGTGGTGTGGGGGCGGTTTCGCTGCCGGTCGCTGTGCCGTTCAGGCTGTCGCCACCACAGAAGACGTAGTTGTAAATCCCTCGCTCTGAGCCAGCTGGAACGCCCGTGCTGCCATCGGATGGACAAAGCAGGGCGTCCAGTTTGAATCCAGCGAAAGCACCGTCCCAAGGAGCCAGTTGACCCGGCTGGATCAACTGATTGTAAAGCGCTTCCTGCTCGAAGAACGGTAGCAAGGCCATCATGCCGCTGATACGTGTTCGCTGATAGCCAGATCCCGGTGTACCGGTGCCCATGTTACGAGCTGGGAACTTACCGTAGGTGTCGTGATAGTTGTGTAACGACAACCCAAGTTGCTTCATGTTGTTCGAGCACTGCATGCGGCGAGCCGCTTCACGAGCCTGCTGAACCGCCGGCAGAAGCAAGGCAATAAGAACGCCGATGATGGCGATTACCACAAGCAATTCGACGAGTGTGAAACCGCGTGTATTCGCGGTGCGCGCAAATCGGTTGCGCTGAACTTGAGACTGCATTTCAAAGTTCCTGGAAGATGATGGATGGGATGTAAAAAGACAGCTATCGGCGACAAGCGTTGTCGCGACTGCTGGCATGTTCCTGAGAAATAATTCCGCAAAAATTAAACACTTCTGTCGGAAGTGTCTGGCCTCTGCGTTGGGGCAGGATGTGGGCACTCAACTCAGATGTGGGGAAATGAATTGAGTGTGCGTCCAACTTTTATAGTAACACCAAGAAATTGTAAAGGTAGCGACAATTTTCTTTTAGTTGACAGCAGCCCTTCGAATGGTGTAGTGAGCTTCCTTGGGCCAAAGGGTTTTACCCTGGCCTGCGACCTCATCATCGAGAAATATCTCGTACACGAACCCTTCTCGAAGTGGGGATTCAAGAGTGATGGTGGCCACGAGACGATCATTGGACAGTTGGACAGAAGTTACGTTTTCTAGTTGACGTTTTTTGTCGTCCCCACCATAAGCAGGTGTGGATTCGCGGGTATATGACGCAACAGTATAGTTCGACGGAAGGGTACCTAACGCCACATCGACTTGCTGTGTAAAGCGAATTTGAAAGCCAGTCGGTGTCAAAGTCACTTCATCGATCCCCATGGGGAGATGAACTGACTTCGGCCGCATGCGGGTAAACGCACCAACGTTGTTACCACCTCCCCACCCGGCATCACGGATGTTACCGACGTAGACATCTCCGTCCGGAGCGACGGCACAGCTGATGGGTCCTAGAAGACCTTTTTCCGCCTCCTTGGGTGGATCGACTGTCAGCGGGTAGACCGCACCTTGGATGACATCTCCCACATGTTCAAAGCTCATCCGGACAAGACGTCTGGTGTCGTATTCGCAGCCGATCATATCGCCTTCCCAGGGACCGTAGAGGTCGTAGCCTAGTTTCTCCCGCTCGTTCGCGGGAGTTTCGAGAAAGCAGATGCCGTTCACACTACGTGTCCAAGGATGCGGAATGGCAATTGACGGAGGAGTCTCTTCAGGGGCAAACCCTGGAACACGATCGATCTTGTTGATGAATCCATACCGGAGGCCAGGGACGACATGGTTCAATTCGTTGAATGGATTCCAGTTGCCTTGGTTGTCGGTCACGAACAAGTCGCCTGCCTTGTTACGGGCGATTCCCATCGGAAAACGATGTCCGGCAGTCAGTTCTTCGATGCGGAACGATTGCCCTTCTGGATTGGACGATTCGGGGATCAGCTTTAAGACGGTTCCACGATACTTGGCTGCCTCTGCACTACGGTCGTCCTGTTGGCAGGGAATTGCGACGTAGTAGTTCCCTTCTTCATCCTGAGGCAGGCCAACCGCCCAGTCGTGATAGTCATCGGTATGTCCCCAGCCGTCGGCTAAGGTAGTCACGCGTTCAATTTTTCCATCACCATTCTCATCCCACAGCCGCAGCAAAGCGTATTTGTTGACGACGTCGATATACTTCTCGTGCGCCTTCAAGCCGTAAGGGGCTGCGTACTCATCCCCGAACTGCTGGTAGGTGTCTTCCAGCCCGTCTCCATCGGTGTCGGTAAGTTTCCATATGCGTCCCTTTAACGATGCGGCAATCAGGCTTCCATCGGGTTGCCAGTCCATCGCAATCGGCATCATTTCGGTCGTAATCGGAAGCCGGGCCGCATTCCAACCGGGGATGATATCCAACTGCACGGCTGCCGACTTGCGTTCTGGAATCTCCGGCGTAGGCTGCAGAATCTCACCTGGCAGATCCAAATGAAATGTCATCGAGATCGTCGAGTCGTCGCCCGAGGAAATCCAAACCACACCTTGGTCGTCCACGCTGACTCCAGGTGACTTGTCGACGTCGATACGCACATCGCCGGAGGTAAAGCGGAATGATTCGCTGATCGAGGTATCTCGCTCGAATGGTCCAGCGAGCGACTGTTTGGGAAGTTGCAAGCCGACCTTGCTACCTGCGGGGATGTCTGCAAACGTCAGTACGCGGCGGAACGAATTGATGGGTTGATCCTCGCTCGTCCATTCGGGCGAGAGCATTTGCCGAACGCTGAGGGGCACGGCATCTGAACCACCGAACTTTAAGTCGTGCGTCCAAGAAACACGCTCCCCTTCATAGTCAATCTCCTTAAAACGGGTGAAGAACTGACCATCGCGAATCGGTTTCCGCAGCTTCCCAGCGGCATCCTTAAGAAGAATCTCCGGTCCATTGGCAGTCTCTTGCAAGAGGCCGCGACCACCAGCTTCCCAGTGCCACGTTTTGCCCTCGCTGCGTTGTCGTGCGATGTCTCCAACCCACCACTGTTTGAGCGAGGCGGATTCGAGGTCGTACAAGACATTGTTTCGATTGGGGAGACCAACCAGTAGAGGTTTGATCAATACCTGCTTCGCATCCAGTTTCATCACATCGGTCAGCACAATCGGTCGAACGGCGGCTTCTCGTCGACCGTCATGTCGAACAATTCGGACCGGATCAGGTTTCGGCGGGGTGAAGTCTGGCGTATTCAGTACATGCCAGACAGCCGCCAGTTGGGTGTCGACATCGTTATCGAGGATGCCTTGTACAGGCAGTTTGACACTGGGCATCTCCATGCGCGGAACGATTCGTGCAGGATCGTGCACCCAGCGATAGAACCATGGTTCTCGAATTCTTTTGCCAAGCATCGACAAGTCAGGCCCTTTGGCGTTCAGCGGTGCTTTGGGAGGCACCATCTGGCCGACCTGGTGACAACTGGTACAACCGAAGCCATCGGTCGTCACAAGACGAGACCCAGCGACCGTGGCCGCCAAGCCGTCGCTCTGCGGAACGTCGATCATCGCCGGCCCATTCTCCGGGATGCGGTCCTGAGCGACAAAGAAATCAACTAGGGCTGCTTGTTCCTGCTCGGTCAAATCGAACTTCGGCATACGGACCTTGAGCCAAGGCCGGTGCGTCGGTTCATTACGGCGAATTGCCGCAAGCAGCGCATCGTTGTGAAGTTTGTCTCCCACGCTATTTAAGGAAGGAGGCACCATGGCTGGCAGCAATGAAGCCAACTTACCATGGACATCACTGACATGTTTGGCGACGTCCGATAAGCCTCCTTCGACGCCACGTGGATGGCAAGAGAGGCAGTTGTTCTTCGTCAAGACCCAAGCGGCATCAACCTGCTCTTTCGCTTGATGGATCGCGCGCGAGCGCTGTCGAATGTACGTCTTGATTGCTTCGCGGTCTTCCTCCGCCAGCTTGTATCCTGGCTGTCCGGTCTCGGCAACCGGATCGGTGAGACAGGCCTCACGCCAAAGATTGCCGGGACCAAGCGGAGTAATTTCCTCTCCGGGGGGCAGTATCGCGGCACCCGGCATTTGATGACAGGCATTACAACGGTTCGCGGCAACAACCTCCCTGCCCCGCTTCACTTTACGTGGATCGAAATCACGAATCGGAGTTCGTGCTTTACCATTCTCACGGCTGAGCGAAGCCAAGAACTGGGCGATATCATCACGTTCTTTGGGATTAAGGTCGTAGACTGGCATCCGGTGATCCGCATTTAGCTTCGCTGGATCCTTTAGCCAGGTTTGAAAGTAACCTTGTGGGCGTTTCTCGGCGATGTTGGTCAGCTCTGGGCCACCCATGACGTTCGCCGTACCGAGTTCGCCAATCTTATGGCATGCGGTACAACCGAGCGTAAGCACCAGGTTTCGACCACTGGCGGCCGAGCCCTTTGCTGGTAGCGACTTCTCTTTCGTGCGTGGTTTCGATTCCGAAAGCAAATACTCAACGACCGCCTCGACATCGTCGGCCGATAAGTCGAAGTGCGGCATTCTTCGCAGCGAGTCATTGGCCGCTTCCTGGATATGGCTTCCCAGCCAATCACGCAGCCATGGTTCGGAAATATTGCCGCTCAATGCCGCCAAAGACGGCGCTTTCAGGGCAGTGGTTTCTCCTTGCATTTCATGACAAGCAACGCAGCGAAAGCCCGCCACGAGTTCGCGTCCGCGCTCAAAGGGTTGCTCGATGGTTTTATCGATATCGTGATAGAAATACTCCGCAGGAATTGGTTCCAGGGGAAAGTCAGGGCCTGACCAGAATAACCGTAGTTCTGCGTTGTCATTCGTCTTGGCGAAATCGACTTGGAAGGGATGCCAGTCAAATTTCATCGACAATGGTTTGCCCGAAACCCACTTCGGCCTATCGGTATCGACGTTGAGGACCGTTTCCCCTTCCAAGATCACCCGTGCTTTCCCGCTTACGTGGGCATGGATGGTGTATTCGCCGGACGTGCGGCTTAGGAGCAGGCCATCCCATCGCGCGCTGAACTTACCATCGCTGATTCGCGGATCTGGTGCCGAGTTTTGCCAATCGAACGAAACGGTCGAATCAATGCGGACGCACTGCGAGCCATCGGTGCCGCGAATGGTCGTGATCATGCCACGGCCAAAGTCTTCCTCGAACTGGGCAGTGGCTGGAGTGGCAAGCCAGGTAATCGTTGCGAGAGTGAGAAATAACGCTGGCGCGAGAAAACGCATTCGCTGAATCCTGCAGAGGAGAAACGGGTAGGCGGTCGAAAGGAGGGCTTGGAAGTT
This window contains:
- a CDS encoding DUF1559 domain-containing protein; the encoded protein is MQSQVQRNRFARTANTRGFTLVELLVVIAIIGVLIALLLPAVQQAREAARRMQCSNNMKQLGLSLHNYHDTYGKFPARNMGTGTPGSGYQRTRISGMMALLPFFEQEALYNQLIQPGQLAPWDGAFAGFKLDALLCPSDGSTGVPAGSERGIYNYVFCGGDSLNGTATGSETAPTPRPSRGLFGSYQCYGFRDMTDGTSNTIALSELVRPLGTSDIGMVSSSTGITTPSACKATYDYTNRAYYSGGWTSDTSRGFRFADGAEYFSGFNTIMPPNSPSCFSSSGSHWYPGMYSAGSRHPGGVLCTMGDGSTKFVSETVDTGNQSATPPAYNGSGYSPFGVWGAMGTRNGGETYTAN
- the speA gene encoding biosynthetic arginine decarboxylase; protein product: MLKENGNRWSIGDSTDLYEIDRWGKNYFSINESGNVVVHPSKSTEHGIDLKAVVDRMEDRGIDLPILLRFSEILQNRLKEIHDAFATAINDYEYQNKYSCIYPIKVNQQRHVVEEVLDYGRPYGFGLEAGSKPELLAVIAMTDDTTPIICNGFKDAEYIEIAMYGQKLGRTIIPVVEKYTELDLILRTAEQIGVRPKIGFRVKLASRGKGRWSASGGYHSKFGLTVTEVLRALDELKSRGMEDCFQLLHYHQGSQVSNIRYVKAALIEAARIYVDLSKRGAGLKYLDVGGGLGVDYDGSQTDFHSSMNYTLEEYARDVVSHVQSICNEAEVPHPHLLSESGRAVVAFHSVLVFGTLGVAEQGLGELKKEIDADTPTPLRDLKEAYASVSPRTVLESFHDAQMALDMALSMFGNGNLTLEERSEAETLYWNLCFKIRGLISELDHVPEEFEGLDRMLCDTYFCNFSLFQSLPDNWAISQLFPIMPIHRLDEEPQRHAVIGDITCDSDGKIDQFIDRRHIKRTLQLHRYDGKPYYMAAFLVGAYQEVLGDLHNLFGDTNAVHVELDDQGEPTFTHIIKGDTVQEVLHYMQYNEEELTRQMQRSVEQSIKKGVIEQREAGAIMKFYESGLRGYTYLE
- a CDS encoding carboxypeptidase-like regulatory domain-containing protein; protein product: MLIRTTMLCLLAVALAGCTSSETPLPEGAPPLYNVSGQVTYHNSPVAEAIVVFAPKNGKVGASARTDAEGRFTAQAFPPHKGMPEGDFAVTVTKTESVDVSGGDPDNKQTKTKYIIPQKFGNASKSGLSVKVTSAGNDNLVLELKD
- a CDS encoding DUF1559 domain-containing protein gives rise to the protein MKTKTLRGFTLVELLVVIAIIGVLVSLLLPAVQQAREAARRMSCSNNLKQIGIAMHTYHDSMRSFPPGYFQTLGYDVRPFNTSGHQFRYCYARSILPFLEQEALWEKLDAGQKINQPSWVIPEVTTIVPGYMCPSDGSSPKVSKEGFGGNYLGVHGNTRYYDQAGNADERMNGMFFALSKVRIADVLDGTSHTLMVSEINLIPEGGVNASVTDRRGMYNMCYTGNATISAYVTPNSATPDVQEAGRFVNNEQFAPAVSAGSGGVYATYARSHHPGGVQALRVDGSVSFVGETIDSATWQAAGTRAGGEVTLEW
- a CDS encoding DUF6314 family protein, with product MNSDELMKRLAEVTRLEFRAVTNGQKSGWQGNGRGAVSVASLDSSSVLFTETGSWKTEEGRQIDFRNIYRWSDVVDGIRLEHLRFGPDQPVYLFDLLPISMSQWISRSPHVCREDCYQADLVIGSSSIELTWRITGPKKDETIHYIYE